The stretch of DNA CGAAGTTGTCCCGGTCGCCGGGCACGACAGCATGCTGATGAACCTCAGCGGCGCTCACGGCCCGTTCTTCACCCGCAACATCGTGATCATCACCGATTCGGACGGCCGCACCGGCCTTGGGGAGGTGCCAGGCGGAGAGAAGATTCGCGGCACCATCGAGGAGGCGGGCGTCTTCCTGGCCGGCCGGCCGGTGGCCCGCTACCGCTCCCTGCTCCGCGACGTCATGGCCAAGTTTGCCGACCGCGACGCCGGCGGCCGGGGGCTGCAGACGTTTGACCTCCGCACCACGGTCCACGCCGTCACCGCCATCGAGTCCGCGCTCCTTGACCTGCACGGGCAGTTCCTCGGAGTCCCCGTCGCGGAACTGCTGGGCGACGGCCAGCAGCGCAGCACCGTACCCATGCTCGGCTACCTCTTCTTCGTCGGCGACACCCGCCGGACGGATTTGCCGTACTTGGTGGAGGAGGCGCCGGCGGACCGGTGGGAAAAGCTCCGCCGGCAGGAGGCCATGACTCCCGAAGCGGTGGTGGCTTTGGCCGAGGCAGCCCAGGAACGCTACGGCTTCAGCGACTTCAAGCTCAAAGGCGGCGTGCTCGCCGGCGACGCCGAAGTGGACGTGGTGACGGCGCTGGCCGAGCGCTTCCCGGAGGCCCGCGTCACCCTGGACCCCAACGGCGGCTGGCTCCTGGAAGAAGCGATCCGGCTGGGCAAGCGCATGCAGGGCGTGGTGGCCTACGCCGAAGACCCCTGCGGCGCCGAGGGCCGATTCTCCGGGCGGGAGGTCATGGCGGAGTTCCGGCGTGCCACCGGGCTGAGGACCGCCACGAACATGGTCGCGACGGACTGGCGCGAGATGTCCCATGCCATCCGCAGCAACGCGGTGGACATCCCCCTCGCGGACCCGCACTTCTGGACCATGCACGGTTCCGTCCGGGTGGCGCAGTTGTGCAACGAGTTCGGTCTCACCTGGGGCTCGCACTCGAACAACCACTTCGACATCTCACTCGCCATGTTCACCCACACGGGAGCCGCGGCCCCGGGCGAGATCACCGCCCTGGACACGCACTGGATCTGGCAGGACGGCCAGGGGCTCACCGCGGATCCGCTGCAGATCAAGGACGGCGCCATCGAGGTCCCGGACGCGCCCGGCCTGGGGATCGAACTGGACCGCGACGCCCTGGAGAAGGCGCACCAGCTGTACCTGGAGCACGGCCTTGACGCCCGCGACGACAGCATCGGCATGCAGTCCTACATCGACGGCTGGTCCTTCGATCCCAAGCGGCCCTGCCTGGTCCGTTAGAGCAGGGGGAGAAAACTTGGGCGGTGTTGTCACCGGTGTACTGATTGTCGCCTCCGTCATCGCCGTCGGCTATCTTGCGGCCCGGTTGCGGGTCCTCGGACCGGAGGTCCAGGGCGCCCTGACCCGAACCGCCTTTCACATCACCAACCCCGCACTGCTGTTCACCGTGGTGGCCGGCAGCGACATCCGGGCCGCGCTCGGAACTGATGCCCCGCTGGCGCTGCTCTCCGCAGCGGCAGCGGGGCTGCTTTACTGCCTGCTGAGTTTCCTGTTCTTCCGGCGGCCGCTGGCGGAGACGGCTGTGGGCGCCATGTCGAGCAGCTACGCGAACGCCAACAACATCGGAATCCCGGTGTCCCTGTACGCCGTGGGAACGGCACAGCATGTGGCGCCTGTGCTGTTGGTGCAGATCCTCGTGCTGGCACCGTTTTATTTGACGGTCCTGGGCCTGGCCTCGGGTTCGAAGATTTCCTGGCGGAAACTGCTGCTCCAGCCCTTCAGCAACCCGATGATCATCGCCTCCGGCTTGGGTGCGGCCGTCGCGCTGACCGGCTTTACCGTCCCCGAACTGCTGCTGAAGCCCGTAGAGATGCTCGCCGGCGGTGCGGTCCCCATGGTGCTGCTGGCCTTCGGCCTGTCCCTGGCGGGCAAGGCCCCGCTCCAAAAAGGCGACGGGCGCACCGAATCGCTGGTGGCCACCTTCCTGAAGATTGCCGGCATGCCCCTGATCGCCTGGGCACTGGGACGCTTCGTCTTCGGGCTCGAGGGGCAGCATCTGCTGGCCATCGTCATCATGGGGGCGCTGCCCACCGCGCAGAATGTGTTCCTCTTCGCCTCCCCATACGGCCGTGGCACCATCGTTGCCCGCGACGTGATCCTCTGCACCACGCTGCTCTGCGCCGGCTCCCTGCTGGCCATCGCCTGGCTGCTGGGCTGATACGAACCGGCTCGCCTCATCCACTTGTTATACAAGTGAAAGACTTGTAACCTAAGCTGAGCGGGGCGGAGTTGCCCCGCAGAAACTTCAGGGAGAACCATGACCAGCGTTGATCTGATCCGCC from Arthrobacter sp. B3I9 encodes:
- a CDS encoding enolase C-terminal domain-like protein translates to MSTQPTIAHVEVVPVAGHDSMLMNLSGAHGPFFTRNIVIITDSDGRTGLGEVPGGEKIRGTIEEAGVFLAGRPVARYRSLLRDVMAKFADRDAGGRGLQTFDLRTTVHAVTAIESALLDLHGQFLGVPVAELLGDGQQRSTVPMLGYLFFVGDTRRTDLPYLVEEAPADRWEKLRRQEAMTPEAVVALAEAAQERYGFSDFKLKGGVLAGDAEVDVVTALAERFPEARVTLDPNGGWLLEEAIRLGKRMQGVVAYAEDPCGAEGRFSGREVMAEFRRATGLRTATNMVATDWREMSHAIRSNAVDIPLADPHFWTMHGSVRVAQLCNEFGLTWGSHSNNHFDISLAMFTHTGAAAPGEITALDTHWIWQDGQGLTADPLQIKDGAIEVPDAPGLGIELDRDALEKAHQLYLEHGLDARDDSIGMQSYIDGWSFDPKRPCLVR
- a CDS encoding AEC family transporter; the encoded protein is MGGVVTGVLIVASVIAVGYLAARLRVLGPEVQGALTRTAFHITNPALLFTVVAGSDIRAALGTDAPLALLSAAAAGLLYCLLSFLFFRRPLAETAVGAMSSSYANANNIGIPVSLYAVGTAQHVAPVLLVQILVLAPFYLTVLGLASGSKISWRKLLLQPFSNPMIIASGLGAAVALTGFTVPELLLKPVEMLAGGAVPMVLLAFGLSLAGKAPLQKGDGRTESLVATFLKIAGMPLIAWALGRFVFGLEGQHLLAIVIMGALPTAQNVFLFASPYGRGTIVARDVILCTTLLCAGSLLAIAWLLG